The genome window GCGCCTCGGTGTCCTCTCGTGGTGTGGCTTGATGCGATCGATGCCGACCCTGGCGACACAGGAGGCACAGACATACGAATGTTCGACAAAATGCGACGAGTCCGAACTATAAACCGACCGTCAGGGCGGGTCGGGTGGCACCCTGTTCACCCTTCGGTTACCGAGAGTTCGGTCACGATGTCGTTTGCTGTGTGTTTTCTGTCATTTTTTGCCTGCTGTTGACAGTTGGCTGATTTGGTCGTGATGATGTGCCAGACCTGTGCAAGGTTCAAGTTTTTATATGAATGAATCCGACAGTGTCGTCGGTGTGTAAGTGGTCACGTTTCGCCCCGGGGGGTGCGAAGCCGGGTGGCCAACGGGGGTTGAGGGGCAGTAGGCGTGACAACCGTTTCCGAGCCCGGCGTCCAACGGACACCGGGTGATTCCAGCCATGCCCGGCGGATCCCCTCCGCCTCTCCGCCGCAGAGTTCCGGCCACCCGCCCAACCCCGCGGTGGCCGCCGAGCGCGGTGATGTCTACGTCGAGCCGGGCCTGACCCCGCTGGCGGCCCGCGAGGCCAACCGCGGCGCCCTCACCTCCCTGCTCGACGCGGCCGGTGTCCCGTACTTCGCCGTGCGCGGCACCTCGGACCACGGCACCGTCGTCGCCGTCGCCGAGCAGGACCGCGAGCGGGTGCTCGGCGCGGTCTTCCGGGGCCTCGGCCAGTACCCCGGCCATCTGAGCGTGATCGACCCCGACGCGCCCCGGCCCGCCCGCCCCGTCTCCTCGCGCGACCCGAAGGCCTGGCGCGGGGTCTCCACGGCCCGGATCGTCCAGGTCGGCTGGTACCGCACCGACCCCGGCCGGCATCTGCTGCTCGGCCACGAGTACGGCTGCGCCGTCGAGTTCTGGCAGCCGCACGGCGACCACCTCGTCGCGCCCCGCGCCAACCGCGCCACCTGGGCCGTCGCCGCGCGGGGCGTGAACGTGTACGGCGCCGCCCGGCTGTTCAGCCGCTTCGTGTCGGACTGGACCCCGCCGCACCTCGCGCCCGCGCTCGCCACCCGCCCGGAGTTCCTGGTCGACTGCGCGGACGACATCGGCTTCCCCGTCGACGCCGTCTACACCTGGGTCGACGGGAACGACCCCGCGTGGCAGCGGCGCAAGGCGCTGGCCAAGGGCGAGGCGTACCACGCCGAGTCGGCGAGCGACGCGCGCTTCATCAGCCGCGACGAACTGCGCTACTCGGTCCGGTCGCTGCATCTGTTCGCACCCTGGATCCGCAATATCCACATCGTCACCGACGACCAGGTCCCGGCCTGGCTGCGCGAGGACCTGCCCGGTCTGCGGATCACGAGCCACCGCGAGATCTTCCGCGACCCGGCGGACCTGCCGACGTTCAACTCGCACTCGATCGAGAGCCAGCTGCACCACATCGAGGGCCTCGCCGAGCACTTCCTGTACTTCAACGACGACATGTTCATGGGCCGCCCGGTCGCCCCGCACGCCTTCTTCACCCCGTCCGGCACCGCCCGCTACTTCCCCTCCCGCAACCGCATCCCGCAGGGCCCGGTCACCGAGACCGACACCCCGGTCGACGCGGCCTGCAAGAACAACCGTGCGCTCCTGAAGGAACGTTTCGGCAAGGTGATCACCCAGCCGATGGAGCACATCCCGTACGCGCTGCGCCGCTCGGCGATGGAGGAGGCCGAGCGGGACTTCCCGGAGGCCTGGGCGCGTACCTCGGCCAGCCGGTTCCGCGCGATGACGGACCTCTCCCCGACCTCGTCGTTCGCGCTCTACTACGCGGCGCTCACCGGGCGGGCCCAGCCCGGTTCGATGCCCTTCACCTATCTGCAGCTGGCCGTCCCCGACCTCGCGGACCGGCTGGGCCGGCTGCTCGACGGCCGGAACCAGGACAGCTTCTGTCTCAACGACGCGTTCTCCACGCCCGAGGACATCGAGGCCCAGCAGGAACTCCTCGACGGATTCCTCGACGCGTACTTCCCCACCCCGAGCCCGTACGAGCGGTGAACGGCGCCCGACGGGGTCCGCTCGACCGACGAGCGGACCTCCGACCCGATGCATGGCCCCTACAAGTGACGAAGCCCCTACAAGTGACGAAGCCCCTGCAAGTGACGAAGTCCCCAGAAGCGACGAAGCCCCCGCGAGCGATGGAACGGAGTTCATGACGTGTCCGACCAGACGTCGTTGAGCTCCGCCGCCCACGTCTATCAGCGCCTCGTCCCGCAGCCGGTCCGTACCGTCGCCGCGACCACCGTCCCCGGACGCGTCCGACGCAAGGCCAAGCGGTCGCTGGCCCGTGCCCTCGGCCGCCGCGAGGCCCGGCTGCACCAGCGTGCCCTGCGGCGGGTCCGCAAGGCGGAGTTCGGGCACTCCGAGCGCCGCACCCAGGCGTACGACGGCCGGATCGGGCATGTGCACAGCGGACTGACCGTCGACCTCGCCCGCCGCCTCGACCACAACCTGGTCACCCACGCCCTCGACGCCGCCGACATCCCCTGGTTCGCGGTGCCCGCCCTCGACGACCGGCGGATCTGTCTGGCCGTGGAGCAGCGGGACAAGGGCGCGGTCCGCCGGGCACTACGCGCGTTGCTGGAGGAACACACCGGGTACGTGGTGTCCGTCTCGCCCGCGAACAGCGAGAGCCAGGACATCCCGGGCAGCCATGTGAAGGCGTGGAAGCACTTCGGCAAGGCCCGGGTGATCCGGCTCACCTGGCTGCGCACCGACCCCACCGAGAACCTGTGGGTCGGCGAGGACCAGGGCGTCGAGATCGAGTTCTGGACCGTCAACACCGATCTGCCGCGGGAACGGGTCGTCGGCCC of Streptomyces phaeolivaceus contains these proteins:
- a CDS encoding stealth family protein, yielding MTTVSEPGVQRTPGDSSHARRIPSASPPQSSGHPPNPAVAAERGDVYVEPGLTPLAAREANRGALTSLLDAAGVPYFAVRGTSDHGTVVAVAEQDRERVLGAVFRGLGQYPGHLSVIDPDAPRPARPVSSRDPKAWRGVSTARIVQVGWYRTDPGRHLLLGHEYGCAVEFWQPHGDHLVAPRANRATWAVAARGVNVYGAARLFSRFVSDWTPPHLAPALATRPEFLVDCADDIGFPVDAVYTWVDGNDPAWQRRKALAKGEAYHAESASDARFISRDELRYSVRSLHLFAPWIRNIHIVTDDQVPAWLREDLPGLRITSHREIFRDPADLPTFNSHSIESQLHHIEGLAEHFLYFNDDMFMGRPVAPHAFFTPSGTARYFPSRNRIPQGPVTETDTPVDAACKNNRALLKERFGKVITQPMEHIPYALRRSAMEEAERDFPEAWARTSASRFRAMTDLSPTSSFALYYAALTGRAQPGSMPFTYLQLAVPDLADRLGRLLDGRNQDSFCLNDAFSTPEDIEAQQELLDGFLDAYFPTPSPYER